In the genome of Vicia villosa cultivar HV-30 ecotype Madison, WI linkage group LG7, Vvil1.0, whole genome shotgun sequence, one region contains:
- the LOC131618470 gene encoding organic cation/carnitine transporter 3-like: MEGSVQINATESHSSADQQKKPPLSWDEIIEKSLSNFGWLDFLQAVLVATAMFFDAQQSFISIYTDNYPKWHCTDTNSTCSSSSDICKLPRSSWSWDTHPSNTIISHWNLECASTFIIGLPQSSFFIGCLLGSSFLAALADSSFGRKNMLIFSCVSMSITSMLIIFSTNVLIYSALKFLIGFWRSSIGTCVLVLLTEKVSAEWRFRVGIVEYFTFTMGYMSLPGFAYINRNSSWKSLYFWSSIPGIIYSIIAYFFVTESPRWLVMQGREKEIFKMLKRVSSEETANANDDNVNLASSLPKPHTKEKNSIFRLYSSIGELFHKRWALIRMIAVMILGIGVGMVYFGMPLAVGNLGFNIYLAVVFSASMEIPSCVATYFLENYKRRPSILVFSILSGICCMMCAVLEHRVPAAKVVLAMVAFFGGCTAYNVFLIYIIELFPTCVRNTTTSLVRQAIVFGCIFCPFLISAGRKNNIFSYGVFGVVIMLSNITLLYLPETIGIVLCDTMEQQEKKEIAMCDAKNQHEKTGNVNV; the protein is encoded by the coding sequence ATGGAAGGTTCAGTTCAAATTAATGCAACTGAATCTCATTCCAGTGCTGACCAACAAAAGAAACCACCTTTATCATGGGATGAAATTATTGAAAAAAGTTTATCCAATTTTGGGTGGTTGGATTTCCTACAAGCTGTTCTTGTTGCAACAGCCATGTTTTTTGATGCACAACAATCTTTCATTAGCATTTACACTGATAATTACCCTAAATGGCACTGCACTGACACAAATTCAACatgttcttcatcttctgatATCTGTAAACTCCCAAGATCTTCTTGGTCATGGGACACTCACCCTTCAAACACAATCATCTCTCACTGGAACCTTGAATGTGCTAGCACTTTCATCATTGGTTTACCACAATCTTCTTTCTTCATAGGTTGTCTTCTTGGCTCTTCCTTTCTTGCAGCTTTAGCTGATTCATCTTTCGGTAGAAAAAACATGTTAATCTTTTCCTGTGTCTCTATGTCCATAACTTCCATGCTCATAATCTTCTCCACCAATGTTTTGATTTACTCCGCCTTGAAATTCTTGATCGGTTTCTGGCGCTCGTCGATCGGAACATGTGTTCTTGTTTTGCTTACCGAAAAAGTTAGCGCCGAGTGGCGATTCCGAGTTGGAATTGTTGAGTATTTTACATTCACAATGGGTTACATGTCATTACCTGGTTTCGCTTATATTAACCGAAACTCGTCGTGGAAATCTCTTTACTTTTGGTCGTCAATCCCTGGTATAATTTACTCTATCATTGCTTATTTCTTTGTTACCGAGTCTCCAAGGTGGCTTGTTATGCAAGGTCgagaaaaagaaattttcaaaatgctCAAAAGGGTTTCTTCAGAAGAAACTGCTAATGCTAATGATGATAACGTTAATCTTGCTTCGAGTTTACCAAAACCACACACAAAAGAAAAGAATTCAATTTTTCGACTTTATTCATCAATAGGTGAATTGTTTCACAAAAGATGGGCTCTTATAAGAATGATAGCTGTCATGATTCTTGGAATTGGAGTTGGAATGGTTTATTTCGGTATGCCACTAGCCGTCGGAAATTTGGGGTTCAACATTTATCTTGCAGTGGTTTTCAGTGCTTCAATGGAAATTCCATCGTGCGTAGCAACATATTTCTTGGAAAACTATAAAAGAAGACCTTCAATTCTTGTTTTCTCAATCTTAAGTGGAATTTGTTGCATGATGTGTGCTGTTCTCGAGCATAGAGTACCGGCGGCTAAAGTGGTGTTAGCAATGGTTGCATTCTTTGGTGGATGTACAgcttataatgtgtttctgataTACATTATAGAGCTGTTTCCGACGTGTGTTCGGAACACGACGACGTCGTTGGTGAGACAAGCTATTGTGTTTGGTTGCATATTCTGTCcgtttttgatatctgctggaaGGAAGAACAATATATTCTCATATGGAGTGTTCGGAGTTGTGATAATGTTGTCCAATATTACATTGTTGTATTTGCCAGAAACTATAGGGATTGTTCTTTGTGATACTATGGAACAACAAGAGaagaaagaaatagctatgtgtgATGCAAAGAATCAACATGAAAAAACAGGAAATGTTAATGTCTAA